A window of Rubricoccus marinus contains these coding sequences:
- a CDS encoding choice-of-anchor D domain-containing protein translates to MPAHKSGGSGATLAEDFDAVENGGLPEGWTQFEAGTGAAAAETWAVLPYSADDPSLGKAAGVFFEDVASGLAVDYLVTPQVSIVNGDRLRATLFELYAAEYGSTYEIRVSTSGNASAADFTDVIATFTEATLPTLAEGPTATTYDLSAYAGMDIYIAFVFSNDDGDAFVIDDVFVEQPPAGSVIALSSEAVDFGIVPVGSTATTTITVSNNGGADLVISSIDASGDGFAVDMTGTSMTVAPSASTTFEISYSPTAAGDEGGSVTIASNAASSPSTIALSGIAATAPDNDNIADATPISEDGTYSGSNILATLETDEPVPSCQSLQGASIFWAYTPGSDGTVTIDLSASDFDTILTFHQADGTEIDCNDDGGTGLTSLLSDVPVTAGTTYLIRVAGFGVTTAATGAVSFDLALTPVVANENAPNAEFALTAPQPNPASGASQVSLKVETSQSVNVVVYDLLGRAVATLHEGPLASGQETTFTVNTSSLQAGPYVIRAQGETFVSTQRLTVVR, encoded by the coding sequence TTGCCCGCACACAAATCAGGAGGCTCGGGCGCGACCCTCGCCGAAGACTTCGACGCCGTCGAGAACGGTGGTCTCCCGGAGGGCTGGACGCAGTTCGAGGCGGGAACCGGCGCAGCCGCGGCCGAGACCTGGGCAGTGCTCCCGTACAGCGCCGATGACCCCTCGTTGGGCAAAGCCGCCGGTGTGTTCTTCGAGGACGTCGCCAGCGGCCTCGCCGTGGACTACCTCGTGACGCCTCAGGTCTCGATCGTCAACGGCGACCGGCTCCGTGCCACTCTGTTCGAGCTGTACGCGGCAGAGTACGGTTCCACCTACGAGATCCGAGTGTCCACGTCCGGTAACGCCTCGGCTGCCGACTTCACGGACGTGATCGCGACGTTTACGGAGGCCACCCTGCCCACCCTCGCAGAAGGTCCTACCGCGACGACGTACGACCTGTCTGCTTACGCGGGCATGGACATCTACATCGCGTTCGTCTTCAGCAACGATGACGGAGACGCCTTCGTGATCGACGACGTGTTTGTGGAGCAGCCGCCTGCGGGTTCCGTCATCGCGCTGAGCAGCGAGGCCGTTGACTTCGGCATCGTCCCGGTCGGCAGCACCGCAACGACGACGATCACCGTTTCCAACAACGGCGGTGCGGACCTCGTGATCTCATCCATCGACGCCTCTGGCGACGGGTTCGCGGTTGACATGACGGGCACCTCCATGACGGTGGCGCCTAGCGCTTCAACCACGTTCGAGATCTCCTACTCCCCGACGGCTGCAGGAGACGAGGGTGGAAGCGTGACGATCGCCAGCAACGCCGCGAGCTCGCCCAGCACCATCGCCCTCTCCGGGATTGCCGCAACCGCTCCAGACAACGACAACATCGCGGACGCTACCCCCATCAGCGAGGACGGGACGTACAGCGGATCGAACATTCTGGCGACGCTGGAAACCGATGAGCCAGTGCCGAGCTGCCAGAGCCTCCAGGGCGCGTCCATCTTCTGGGCGTACACGCCGGGTTCCGACGGCACGGTCACCATTGACCTCTCCGCTTCGGATTTCGACACCATCCTCACCTTCCACCAGGCGGACGGCACGGAGATCGACTGCAACGACGACGGCGGAACGGGTCTCACCTCGCTCCTCAGCGACGTCCCCGTAACGGCTGGCACGACGTACCTCATCCGCGTCGCCGGCTTCGGCGTTACGACCGCGGCCACCGGCGCCGTTTCGTTCGACCTGGCGCTCACGCCAGTCGTGGCAAACGAGAACGCTCCCAACGCGGAGTTCGCGCTTACCGCGCCGCAGCCGAACCCGGCCTCTGGCGCTTCGCAGGTCTCTCTCAAAGTTGAGACCTCGCAGTCGGTGAACGTCGTCGTGTACGACCTCCTCGGCCGCGCCGTCGCGACCCTCCACGAGGGCCCGCTGGCTTCTGGTCAGGAGACCACGTTTACGGTGAACACGAGCAGCCTCCAGGCTGGCCCGTACGTGATCCGCGCGCAGGGCGAGACGTTCGTCTCCACGCAGCGTCTCACGGTCGTTCGCTAG
- a CDS encoding LptF/LptG family permease gives MTRFDRYVLVRFLAASGLLLVLLIVTFVVLDYVEYVDDFLDRGATQKDVFSTYYLHYIPEIVRLVSPLAVFLGAIYTTARLAQSMQLAALRSAGVSVWRYARPFVLAGFAITAALFAFNGWVVPRANAVVHDFQNRYYREAPEERTGSEIVRQLAPDAILAVGYFDREEGRAIRITALQLDTASGGLPSGVLQRIDAPQMEWIDTLRTWRLTTVTTRTFDARGGETLRQATQLDTAFSVLPRDLAQSDRDAERMTIPEARAYVESLGRAGVRERGRPIVSLQSKLSYPLANLILVLLAVPLASRRRRGGQAAQLVLGLGVAFLYLAMQKTMEPLGYVGDIPPVAAAWIPHAVFALVALLAIWRSHRV, from the coding sequence TTGACCCGCTTCGACCGCTACGTCCTCGTCCGCTTTCTCGCCGCCAGCGGCCTGCTGCTGGTGCTGCTCATCGTGACGTTCGTAGTCCTGGACTACGTGGAGTACGTGGACGACTTCCTGGACCGCGGGGCGACGCAGAAGGACGTGTTCAGCACGTACTACCTCCACTACATCCCCGAGATCGTACGGCTGGTCTCGCCTCTGGCGGTGTTCCTGGGCGCGATTTACACCACAGCGCGGCTGGCGCAGTCGATGCAGCTCGCGGCGCTCCGCTCAGCGGGCGTGAGCGTGTGGCGGTACGCGCGGCCGTTTGTGCTGGCAGGGTTTGCAATAACGGCTGCGCTGTTTGCCTTCAACGGCTGGGTCGTCCCCCGCGCGAACGCCGTCGTCCACGACTTCCAGAACCGGTACTACCGTGAGGCACCCGAGGAGCGCACCGGCTCGGAGATCGTCCGTCAGCTCGCGCCCGACGCCATCCTCGCCGTCGGCTACTTCGACCGCGAGGAAGGCCGCGCGATCCGCATCACGGCCCTCCAACTCGATACCGCCTCTGGCGGCCTGCCCTCCGGCGTCCTCCAACGCATCGACGCTCCTCAGATGGAGTGGATCGACACGCTCCGGACGTGGCGCCTCACGACCGTCACCACGCGCACCTTCGACGCCAGAGGCGGCGAGACGCTCCGCCAGGCGACCCAACTGGACACCGCCTTTTCGGTCCTGCCCCGCGACCTCGCACAAAGTGACCGCGACGCGGAGCGCATGACGATCCCCGAAGCGCGCGCATACGTCGAATCCCTGGGTAGGGCCGGCGTGCGGGAGCGAGGCCGCCCCATCGTTTCGCTCCAGAGCAAGCTGTCCTACCCCCTCGCCAACCTCATCCTCGTGCTGCTCGCGGTGCCTCTGGCGTCGCGCCGTCGGCGCGGTGGGCAGGCCGCCCAGCTCGTGCTCGGTCTCGGCGTCGCGTTCTTGTACCTCGCGATGCAAAAGACGATGGAGCCGTTGGGATACGTCGGCGACATCCCGCCCGTGGCCGCCGCCTGGATCCCCCACGCCGTGTTCGCGCTCGTGGCGCTGCTCGCCATCTGGCGCTCGCACCGCGTCTAA
- a CDS encoding M20/M25/M40 family metallo-hydrolase, which yields MTRLLLVLPLSLTFAACSGSPATVDAGSTAPRVLPEPPEAALAALDSVDLRAHTATLSSDAFEGRGTGTAGERKTVDYIIAQMREIGLEGGMPDGSFRQPVPLRSVRTTEAENIAFAPEAGGTPMPLAYGPDIIGTPGGTISNLDLAGAEIVFVGYGITNPGYDWDDYKDTDVRGKIVVSFVNDPPATSSEPTLFQADTLTYNGRWTYKYEEARRRGALGMLLVHTEATAGYPFSVLNGDAYGEHYKNVEVPEGALALAGWISEQAARGLARMGGMSLEDWFRMAGSRSFQPVSVPATFEASMAFAHAEGVTGTNVVGKLPGADAAQEAVVYTAHHDHLGIDREAEARGEDGIYNGAIDNASGVAMLLEIAEAFVASGPPPRRSVYFVTVSAEESGLLGSAHFAANSPVPLRDIIANVNVDSGNLYGETDDIVGIGAERSEMFGYLTEAARAEGLRVTMDVAPNQGLFFRSDQLAFARGGVPAVFINTGESYRGRPADYAAQVRADYRGKRYHQPGDEMTDDLSFGGILQQTRVAFRIGYGIATSDLRPQWRPSEAFAETRRASEAGR from the coding sequence ATGACACGACTTCTCCTCGTCCTTCCGCTCAGCCTCACCTTTGCCGCGTGCTCCGGCTCGCCGGCCACGGTAGACGCCGGCAGCACCGCGCCGCGCGTGCTCCCCGAGCCGCCAGAGGCTGCCCTGGCCGCGCTCGATAGCGTGGACCTTCGCGCGCACACCGCCACGCTCTCGTCGGACGCCTTCGAAGGGCGCGGGACCGGTACGGCGGGCGAGCGCAAAACTGTGGACTACATCATCGCGCAGATGCGCGAGATCGGCCTGGAGGGCGGGATGCCAGACGGCTCCTTCCGCCAGCCGGTGCCGCTGCGAAGCGTCCGCACGACCGAGGCCGAGAACATCGCCTTCGCGCCAGAGGCGGGCGGCACCCCGATGCCTCTGGCGTACGGCCCGGACATCATCGGCACACCCGGCGGCACGATCTCGAACCTCGACCTTGCGGGCGCCGAGATCGTGTTCGTGGGCTACGGAATCACCAACCCCGGCTACGACTGGGACGACTACAAAGACACGGACGTGCGCGGCAAAATCGTTGTCAGCTTTGTCAACGACCCGCCCGCGACAAGTTCGGAGCCCACGCTTTTCCAGGCCGATACGCTGACGTACAACGGTCGGTGGACCTACAAGTACGAGGAAGCGCGACGCCGCGGCGCTTTGGGGATGCTCCTCGTCCACACCGAGGCGACGGCCGGCTACCCGTTCTCCGTCCTGAACGGCGACGCCTACGGCGAGCACTACAAAAACGTCGAGGTCCCCGAAGGAGCGCTCGCGCTCGCCGGGTGGATCTCCGAACAGGCCGCCAGAGGCCTGGCACGCATGGGCGGCATGTCGCTCGAGGACTGGTTTCGGATGGCCGGAAGCCGGTCCTTCCAGCCCGTGAGCGTCCCGGCCACGTTCGAAGCGTCGATGGCCTTTGCGCACGCTGAAGGCGTGACCGGCACCAACGTCGTCGGCAAGCTGCCCGGCGCCGACGCAGCGCAAGAGGCCGTGGTCTACACCGCCCACCACGACCACCTCGGCATCGACCGCGAAGCCGAGGCCCGCGGCGAGGACGGGATTTACAACGGCGCGATCGACAACGCCTCTGGCGTGGCGATGCTGCTGGAGATCGCCGAGGCGTTCGTGGCCTCTGGCCCGCCGCCGCGCCGCAGCGTGTACTTCGTGACGGTTTCGGCTGAGGAGTCCGGCCTGTTGGGCTCGGCCCACTTCGCGGCCAACTCGCCGGTCCCGCTGCGCGACATCATCGCGAACGTCAACGTGGACTCCGGCAACCTCTACGGCGAGACCGACGACATCGTAGGCATCGGCGCCGAGCGGAGCGAGATGTTCGGCTACCTCACCGAGGCCGCCCGTGCCGAGGGCTTGCGCGTTACGATGGACGTGGCGCCCAACCAGGGGCTCTTTTTCCGCTCCGACCAACTCGCCTTCGCCAGAGGCGGCGTCCCGGCGGTCTTTATCAACACGGGTGAGTCGTACCGCGGCCGCCCTGCCGACTACGCCGCCCAGGTCCGCGCCGACTACCGCGGCAAGCGCTACCACCAGCCGGGGGACGAGATGACCGACGACCTCTCGTTTGGCGGCATCCTCCAGCAAACCCGCGTCGCCTTCCGCATCGGCTACGGCATCGCGACAAGCGACCTCCGTCCCCAGTGGCGACCCAGCGAGGCGTTTGCCGAAACCCGCCGCGCCTCCGAAGCGGGCCGCTAG
- a CDS encoding tRNA-queuosine alpha-mannosyltransferase domain-containing protein has product MRVLALEPWHGGSHRRFLDDLVRHSAHDVRPVTMAARYWKWRMQGGAVTLAEKAREACADGWTPEVIFASDMVNVPAFLALTRDVFADVPVVLYFHENQLTYPLREGEDRDYTYAYLNILSALAADRVVFNSEFHRSEFFSALPDLLRRFPDYTHVGTLPALREKSSVLHLGLDLAGLDAARPLAEKRRVLEPGPPILLWNHRWEYDKDPEAFFRVVNRLDDSGHRFRLILAGQSFEETPPAFEKGFRRYAERVMHYGYAESFEAYASLLHRADIVVSTSKHEFFGIAMMEAIHCGCHPLLPNRLTYPELIPAQLHSPLLHAPVLYEDENDLFETLKRLLSGSDRRLPAEVLREIPAHLAWREHIAHYDALFSEAAGARGRSSGAATDEG; this is encoded by the coding sequence GTGCGCGTCCTCGCGCTCGAACCCTGGCACGGCGGCTCTCACCGCCGGTTTCTAGACGATCTGGTGCGCCACAGCGCGCACGACGTGCGGCCGGTCACCATGGCCGCGCGCTATTGGAAGTGGCGGATGCAGGGCGGCGCCGTCACGCTCGCCGAAAAGGCCCGCGAGGCGTGCGCCGACGGCTGGACGCCAGAGGTCATCTTCGCCTCGGACATGGTCAACGTCCCGGCCTTTCTCGCGCTCACGCGCGACGTGTTCGCGGACGTGCCGGTGGTGCTGTACTTCCACGAGAACCAACTCACGTACCCGCTTCGCGAGGGAGAAGACCGGGACTACACCTACGCATACCTCAACATCCTGTCCGCTCTCGCGGCCGACCGTGTGGTCTTCAACTCCGAATTCCACCGCTCGGAGTTTTTCAGCGCGTTGCCGGACCTCTTGAGGCGCTTCCCAGATTACACGCACGTAGGCACGCTGCCGGCGCTGCGCGAGAAGTCGTCAGTCCTGCATCTGGGATTGGACCTTGCCGGGCTGGACGCCGCGCGGCCTCTGGCGGAGAAGCGGCGCGTGCTGGAGCCCGGCCCGCCGATCCTGCTCTGGAACCACCGCTGGGAGTACGACAAAGACCCCGAGGCCTTTTTCCGCGTCGTCAACCGATTGGACGACTCCGGCCACCGATTCCGGCTCATCCTGGCCGGGCAGTCGTTCGAGGAGACGCCGCCGGCGTTCGAGAAGGGGTTCCGGCGCTACGCCGAGCGCGTGATGCACTACGGCTACGCCGAAAGCTTCGAGGCCTACGCCTCGCTGCTGCACCGGGCGGATATCGTCGTGTCCACGTCGAAGCACGAGTTTTTCGGCATCGCCATGATGGAGGCGATCCACTGCGGGTGCCACCCGCTGTTGCCCAACCGCCTGACGTACCCTGAACTGATCCCCGCTCAGCTCCATTCGCCGTTATTGCACGCGCCCGTTCTCTACGAGGACGAGAACGACCTCTTCGAAACCCTCAAGCGCTTGCTTTCAGGCAGCGACAGGCGCCTCCCCGCCGAGGTGCTCCGCGAGATCCCTGCGCACCTCGCCTGGCGGGAGCACATCGCGCACTATGACGCGCTGTTCAGCGAGGCCGCTGGCGCCAGAGGCAGATCCTCTGGCGCGGCAACCGACGAGGGGTAA
- the icd gene encoding NADP-dependent isocitrate dehydrogenase, with the protein MADYTHLTTPASGDTITMSDAGLNVPDNPIIPFIEGDGIGPDIWAAASRVLDAAVAKAYGDDRKIEWFEVFAGQKAHDQFGEWLPQDTLDAINEHLVSIKGPLTTPVGGGIRSLNVALRQKLDLFACVRPVRYFDGVPSPVTNPEKVDMVIFRENTEDIYAGIEFENGTEDAETFKRLMKEHFPTRFQNVRFPDTAGFGIKPVSQEGTRRIVKAALDFAVAQGRDSVTLVHKGNIMKFTEGAFRDWGYETAGELYGAEELDGGPWRTFEVDGRTITVKDVIADAFLQQILTRPADYGVIATLNLNGDYVSDALAAEVGGIGIAPGANINYDTGVSIFEATHGTAPKYAGQDKVNPSSVILSGEMMFRYMGWNEAADAIIRAMETTISQKRVTYDFERLMDGATLLKCSEFGDALIENM; encoded by the coding sequence ATGGCTGACTACACGCACCTCACGACCCCTGCCTCTGGCGACACGATCACGATGTCGGACGCCGGGCTGAACGTCCCTGACAACCCGATCATTCCGTTTATCGAGGGCGACGGCATCGGCCCCGACATCTGGGCCGCCGCGAGCCGCGTGCTGGACGCCGCCGTCGCGAAGGCCTACGGCGACGACCGCAAGATCGAGTGGTTCGAGGTCTTTGCCGGCCAGAAAGCCCACGACCAGTTCGGCGAGTGGCTGCCCCAGGACACCCTCGATGCCATCAACGAGCACCTCGTTAGCATCAAGGGGCCGCTCACGACGCCCGTCGGCGGCGGCATCCGCTCGCTCAACGTGGCGCTCCGCCAGAAGCTGGACCTCTTCGCGTGCGTCCGCCCCGTCCGCTACTTCGACGGCGTCCCGAGCCCGGTGACGAACCCCGAGAAGGTGGATATGGTCATCTTCCGCGAGAACACGGAGGACATCTACGCCGGCATTGAGTTCGAGAACGGGACGGAGGACGCCGAGACGTTTAAGCGGCTCATGAAGGAGCACTTCCCGACGCGCTTCCAGAACGTCCGCTTCCCAGATACGGCTGGCTTCGGCATTAAGCCCGTCTCGCAAGAGGGCACGCGCCGCATCGTCAAGGCCGCGCTGGACTTCGCTGTCGCTCAGGGCCGCGATAGCGTCACGCTCGTGCACAAGGGGAACATCATGAAGTTCACCGAGGGCGCCTTCCGCGATTGGGGCTACGAGACGGCCGGAGAACTGTACGGCGCCGAAGAGTTGGACGGCGGCCCCTGGCGCACCTTCGAGGTAGACGGCCGCACGATCACCGTCAAGGACGTGATCGCCGACGCCTTCCTGCAGCAGATCCTCACCCGCCCCGCGGACTACGGCGTGATCGCAACGTTGAACCTCAACGGCGACTACGTGAGCGACGCCCTCGCGGCTGAAGTCGGCGGCATCGGCATCGCGCCGGGCGCCAACATCAACTACGACACCGGCGTCAGCATCTTCGAGGCCACGCACGGCACGGCGCCTAAGTACGCCGGCCAGGACAAGGTCAACCCGTCCTCGGTTATCCTCTCCGGCGAGATGATGTTCCGTTACATGGGCTGGAACGAGGCCGCCGACGCCATCATCCGCGCGATGGAAACGACCATCTCGCAGAAGCGGGTCACCTACGACTTCGAGCGCCTCATGGACGGCGCGACGCTGCTCAAGTGCAGCGAGTTTGGCGACGCGCTGATCGAGAACATGTAG
- a CDS encoding DUF2188 domain-containing protein, translating to MSDHNVYHIVPRNGRWAARLQGSPTVSLEADSRSAALEGTEAIVRQLGDGRIVLHGEGGAIESVHTFEQIVDNPNSSWTDALRSAPFLVGMAAVCLVGVGFALRGRR from the coding sequence ATGTCCGATCACAACGTCTACCACATCGTCCCCCGCAACGGTCGCTGGGCGGCACGCCTGCAGGGCTCGCCTACGGTATCGCTTGAGGCCGACTCCCGCTCGGCTGCGCTGGAAGGCACTGAGGCGATCGTGCGCCAGTTGGGGGATGGGCGCATCGTGCTGCACGGCGAAGGGGGAGCCATCGAGTCCGTCCACACCTTCGAGCAAATCGTGGACAACCCAAATTCTAGCTGGACCGACGCGCTACGCTCGGCCCCGTTCTTGGTCGGCATGGCGGCCGTGTGCCTTGTTGGCGTCGGCTTCGCTCTCCGCGGGCGGCGGTAA
- a CDS encoding penicillin acylase family protein, protein MKLLARLAAVLLVVVALVCLGAWLAVRASLPDLDGEEPLAGLQGEVVVDRDSLGVVHIQATTRADAARALGYVHAQERRFQMDLLRRAASGELSALLGPTLLSADSVLRPHLFRERARAAYDALPNDHRAILDAYASGVNAGTDALGARPFEYLVLRQSPDAWRPEDALLAAYAMTIDLQRSDLDDELAVFARTEVLPPALARFLDPGGDQWDAPLAGEAVSPPPPPEADSLGGFLPSPVGDSGIEDSFLSELQRDALRVGSNNWAVSGARTASGAAMVANDMHLGISLPNIWFRASMTVTPEAGAAMTVSGVTLPGTPLVIVGSNGSVAWGFTNSYGDYVDLVRLEMEPGMTNLVRTDTGTVELSTQRETLYVAGADSVLLDVEISPWGPVLLEDGRGDRYAVQWAAHRPEATNLRLIELEGAQSLDEALDIANRSGIPAQNFVAGDRSGRIGWTIAGRIPERVGRSGQEPTASTDPDALWTGLLAPEAVPRIVDPADGQLWTANARVVSGDALRLIGDGGYASGARAQQIRDGLRALTRPIVPADLLAIQLDDRAVFMSRWRDLLSGIVTDASDGVDRSALRQRLDGWTGRASTDSPSYGVVKRFRAEVGSRIAASLMALPLAMYDDPGALSEAAIWQLASERPAHLLPPDWDSWEALLLSAADEAAAATPQTWGLENKAEIEHPLADALPLVGRLLRMPADPIPGDAWTPRVAAASFGSSERMVVSPGREDEGILHMPGGQAGHPLSPYWGAGHDAWVEGRPLPFLPGRPVWTLRLVPA, encoded by the coding sequence GTGAAACTGCTCGCTCGTCTCGCCGCCGTCCTCTTGGTCGTTGTAGCCCTGGTTTGCCTCGGCGCATGGCTGGCCGTCCGTGCGTCCCTACCAGACTTGGACGGCGAGGAGCCTCTGGCGGGACTCCAGGGTGAGGTCGTTGTAGACCGTGACAGCCTGGGTGTGGTCCACATCCAGGCCACCACCCGCGCCGATGCCGCGCGGGCACTGGGATACGTCCACGCGCAGGAGCGCCGCTTCCAAATGGACCTTTTGCGCCGTGCCGCCAGCGGCGAGCTCTCGGCACTGCTCGGCCCCACGCTCCTGAGCGCGGACAGCGTGCTCCGCCCGCACCTCTTCCGCGAACGCGCACGGGCGGCCTACGACGCTTTGCCCAACGACCACCGCGCGATTCTGGACGCGTACGCCTCTGGCGTCAACGCCGGGACCGATGCTCTCGGCGCGCGTCCGTTCGAATACCTCGTGCTCCGGCAATCGCCCGACGCCTGGCGTCCGGAGGACGCGCTGCTGGCCGCGTACGCCATGACCATCGACCTCCAGCGGTCGGACCTGGACGACGAGTTGGCGGTCTTTGCCCGGACCGAAGTGCTCCCTCCGGCGCTAGCCCGCTTTCTCGACCCCGGAGGCGACCAGTGGGACGCGCCTCTGGCGGGAGAAGCCGTCTCCCCGCCGCCGCCGCCAGAGGCCGACTCGCTCGGCGGGTTCCTTCCCAGTCCCGTCGGAGACTCGGGCATTGAGGACAGCTTTCTCTCGGAGTTGCAGCGGGACGCGCTTCGCGTGGGTTCCAACAACTGGGCCGTCTCGGGTGCGCGCACTGCCAGCGGCGCTGCGATGGTGGCCAACGACATGCACCTCGGAATCAGCCTCCCGAACATCTGGTTCCGCGCGTCGATGACCGTCACGCCAGAGGCCGGCGCGGCGATGACCGTTTCGGGTGTCACGTTGCCCGGCACGCCGCTCGTCATCGTGGGCTCCAACGGGAGCGTCGCGTGGGGCTTTACGAACTCGTACGGGGACTACGTGGACCTCGTCCGGCTGGAGATGGAGCCGGGGATGACCAACCTCGTGCGGACCGACACGGGCACGGTAGAGCTGAGCACGCAGCGCGAGACGCTGTACGTGGCCGGCGCCGACTCCGTCTTGCTGGATGTCGAGATCAGCCCATGGGGCCCCGTGTTGCTAGAGGACGGCCGTGGCGACCGCTACGCCGTGCAATGGGCGGCGCACCGCCCCGAGGCGACCAACCTGCGGCTGATCGAACTCGAAGGGGCGCAGTCACTGGACGAGGCACTGGACATCGCGAACCGCTCGGGCATCCCGGCGCAGAACTTCGTGGCAGGCGACCGGAGTGGGCGGATCGGCTGGACCATCGCGGGACGCATCCCCGAGCGCGTAGGCCGAAGCGGCCAGGAGCCCACCGCCTCCACCGATCCCGACGCGCTGTGGACCGGGCTTCTGGCGCCAGAGGCCGTGCCGCGCATCGTGGACCCGGCAGATGGGCAGCTGTGGACCGCCAACGCCCGCGTTGTGAGCGGCGACGCGCTCCGGCTCATCGGCGATGGCGGGTACGCCTCTGGCGCGCGCGCGCAGCAGATCCGCGACGGGCTCCGCGCCCTGACTCGGCCCATTGTGCCCGCCGACCTCCTCGCGATCCAACTCGACGACCGGGCGGTGTTTATGAGCCGCTGGCGCGATCTGCTTAGCGGCATCGTCACCGACGCGAGCGACGGCGTGGACCGCTCGGCCCTGCGCCAGAGGCTGGATGGGTGGACCGGCCGCGCCTCGACCGACTCGCCCAGCTACGGCGTCGTCAAGCGGTTCCGCGCCGAGGTGGGCAGCCGCATCGCGGCGTCACTGATGGCGCTGCCTCTGGCGATGTACGACGACCCGGGCGCGCTCAGCGAAGCCGCTATCTGGCAGCTCGCGAGCGAGCGCCCCGCCCACCTCCTGCCGCCGGACTGGGACTCGTGGGAAGCCCTCCTGCTCAGTGCAGCGGATGAGGCCGCCGCCGCCACGCCGCAAACCTGGGGACTGGAGAACAAGGCCGAGATCGAGCACCCTTTGGCGGACGCGCTCCCGCTTGTCGGGCGGCTTTTGCGGATGCCGGCGGACCCGATCCCAGGCGACGCCTGGACGCCGCGGGTCGCGGCCGCGTCGTTTGGCTCCAGCGAGCGCATGGTGGTCTCGCCCGGCCGCGAGGATGAGGGCATCCTACACATGCCCGGCGGGCAGGCCGGCCACCCGCTGTCCCCGTATTGGGGCGCTGGCCACGACGCCTGGGTCGAAGGCCGCCCGCTCCCGTTCCTGCCCGGCCGTCCCGTTTGGACGCTCCGCCTCGTTCCCGCGTGA
- a CDS encoding TIGR00266 family protein, which translates to MAHDIDYTLHGDDMQIVEIELDPGEAVRAEAGAMLYMDGPIQMDTGTGGGFMKGLKRRIAGESFFIPSFTNGGRDMARVAFSAPYPGKVIPIELSDFGGTFLCQKDTFLCAAQGIEIEVAFTKKIGAGLFGGEGFILQKLTGDGLAFAHAGGTVIERDLARGETLRVDTGCLVAFETSVDYDIEFQGGFKNALFGGEGLFLAKIQGPGKVYLQSLPFSRLADRIVAASRSFSNRGETGGNGGALGALGGLAAGGLLGGLLGEDQ; encoded by the coding sequence ATGGCCCACGACATCGATTACACGCTCCACGGCGACGACATGCAAATCGTCGAGATCGAACTCGATCCCGGCGAGGCCGTACGCGCCGAGGCGGGCGCGATGTTGTACATGGATGGCCCGATCCAGATGGACACCGGCACCGGCGGCGGGTTCATGAAGGGACTCAAGCGCCGGATCGCCGGCGAGAGCTTCTTTATCCCCTCGTTCACGAATGGCGGCCGTGACATGGCCCGCGTCGCGTTCAGCGCTCCGTATCCAGGGAAAGTGATCCCCATCGAGTTGTCCGATTTCGGCGGCACGTTCCTCTGCCAGAAGGACACGTTCCTGTGCGCGGCTCAGGGCATCGAAATAGAGGTGGCGTTCACCAAGAAGATCGGCGCAGGCTTGTTTGGCGGCGAGGGCTTCATCCTTCAGAAGCTGACGGGCGACGGCCTCGCGTTCGCGCACGCGGGTGGGACGGTGATCGAACGCGATCTCGCAAGAGGCGAAACGCTCCGAGTGGACACCGGCTGCCTCGTCGCCTTCGAGACGAGCGTGGATTACGACATCGAGTTCCAGGGCGGGTTCAAAAACGCGCTGTTTGGCGGCGAAGGGCTGTTCCTCGCCAAAATCCAGGGCCCCGGCAAGGTCTACCTCCAGAGCCTCCCGTTCTCCCGCCTCGCAGACCGGATTGTGGCGGCGAGCCGGTCTTTCAGCAACCGGGGTGAGACGGGCGGCAACGGCGGCGCCCTCGGCGCACTGGGAGGGCTCGCCGCTGGCGGCCTCCTGGGCGGCCTTCTCGGCGAGGATCAGTAG